From Pseudomonadota bacterium:
AGGGTGGCGCGCTGGGGCGCGAGGTCGGGCTCGCCGCAGCAGTGTCCCGTGCGCAGCTCGACGCGCCGGGCCATCCCCCGCATCGTCAGCGGGAAGCCGCTGCTCGCCGCCGCGGCGTGGGCGGCGCTGACGCCGGGCACGACCTCGACCTCGACGCCGCGCTCGCGCAGGTAGGCCAGCTCTTCGCCGGCGCGGCTGAAGACCGAGGGGTCACCGGCCTTGACCCGAGCGACGCGTTCTCCGCGCGCGGCTGCCTGGTAGAGTAGCTCGTTGATCGTCTGCTGGGCGATCGAGTCGCGATGTCCGCCGCGCTTGCCGACGTAGTGCTTGCGGCCGGGGTAGGGCGCCAAGGCGCTGGGGTCGACGAGGTCGTCGTAGAAGAGCACGTCGACCTGTCCGAGCAGGCGATGCGCCTTGCGGGTCAGCAGCTCGGGATCGCCGGGTCCAAAGCCGACCAACCAAACCTTGGCGGTGGCGAGGCCGCCCTGAGCGCTGGGAGCGCTCGCCCTCGTCGCGGCGGGCGTCGCGGCGGGCGTCGCGGCGAGCGCGTCGAAGTGGTCACGGATCGCGTTACGCCAGGCAATGCTGCGGGCCACGTCCTGGCCGTTCGAGCTCACGGCGACGGACATCTCACCCTGGCGAAAGATCGCCGGCGTGACGAAGTCACAATGCGTCGGGTCGTCGACGACGTTGGTCAAGATCCCGCGCGCGCGGGCCG
This genomic window contains:
- the cobA gene encoding uroporphyrinogen-III C-methyltransferase → MTPRPSKEGLRFLPLCLNTAGRHVLVVGSGREATLKHEMLTHYGARVTLCTDGVALAEPKPPELRVLEQRYDDALLEGVELLYACTSDRELNRRLGRAARARGILTNVVDDPTHCDFVTPAIFRQGEMSVAVSSNGQDVARSIAWRNAIRDHFDALAATPAATPAATRASAPSAQGGLATAKVWLVGFGPGDPELLTRKAHRLLGQVDVLFYDDLVDPSALAPYPGRKHYVGKRGGHRDSIAQQTINELLYQAAARGERVARVKAGDPSVFSRAGEELAYLRERGVEVEVVPGVSAAHAAAASSGFPLTMRGMARRVELRTGHCCGEPDLAPQRATLVYYMAAARLPQIASELAAEGWAPSTPVALVECATRPAQRRLRTTLAALPQTQAAAPLTLIVGDVVGLAPPTAFDQDTLRDARRPNLGATPSAPKEPMRIVDEAHL